The genomic stretch GAGAAACTGATGGAAAGCAAGGGGTTGAAGAAGTGGCCTGAGGCATTATCCCGTAGCTAGGATTCTCAATAATTGGATACAAAGCTCCCATGCACCCATCTTCCACCATCAACGGGTTGTTGATCATTGCTGAGAGTTCGCCGGAATCCGACCCCCATGGCTGCTGCTGATCAATATCCCAAAATCCATGGTTGTTGAGTTCATCCAAGCAAGGAAAATCTCCGGGGTAAGTCGACGGTGTTGCCGGCACATTTGCAGCGTCGAAAGGGAGAGTATTGCTGTCACAATGTGATTGAATTTCCATGGATATTGCTGTGttcatggaggaagagtgaTTTGGATGATGATCATCTGAATCACTGAAGCTGCTGCTGCATCTGGATTTTGTAGCAGTAGTGGGATTAGGAGGAGGTCTCAAGCAGTTATCAGGCACAATGCATCCCAAGTAGCCTGAGTTATAATCATCAGAGAGGAAGAAACTATTGTCATGGTCATCTGCTGTCCCATATGAAGTTTCTGCACACAATGTGTTAGGCTTAAATGGAGTATTCTGATTGGTGGGTTCTTTTGTCTGAGTTGTAGCAGTGAGGAACTGTGATGAAGGTAACAAGGCTTGAACATGATCAAATGGAGTGAGAAGAGAGTGGAAGGCAGTGTTGTCAGAGTATATAAAGTTTGTTCTTGCTTGGGTGCCTTTCATGGACAGGGCAGCCCCGTCATAAGCAAGAGCTGCTTCCTGAGCAGTGTCAAATGTGCCAAGCCAGTGCCTCTCTTTTGTTGTAGGGTCTCTGATTTCAGCAGCATATCGGCCCCACGGCCGCCGCCTCACCCCGAGAAATCTCCCCGGCTCCGCCTGCTTTCTCCGGCCTCTCCTCTCACCAGGTTGAGATGGGGATGTGTTGCGCTGGATTAGTGCAAAACCTGCTTGAACCATGCCACCAGCCTCATATCCTTTGTAGGGTTTATCCAAGGTTTTGGAGGTTGACATTACTAAGAAAAGTTTGTTGAATTTGGTGAGAGAAAGACAGTGCAAATGATAGGAGAAGTAGTGGTGAAGCTTTTTTGTTTCTGAATGGAAGTGTGAGGGTGTTGTGGGGAGCTCTTTTAAAGACCAATCTGATCATGGAGAAAAGGAAAACGACACTGCCGAATCTCATTCTGTGGAAGACCATTCTTCCTTTTCCACGTACATACTTTAAAAAtcgtccattttttttttttttttttttgaatcccATAATTCTTCATCATATATTTCTTTGTCACAGTCGTTTTCTTCAAGTGTCAATAAGAgcctaaaatatattttctctccttttaataacacaaccatatatatatatatatatgtagtctGAAAACTTACAGATAGAAAAGTTGCAGAAATCAAACCAAAACAATGTCCACTTGATGTAAATATTGTTCATTATCATCATTAAGCCAAATATTGCATCATGCCAATGCAAACTTTTTCAATATCTTAGTGTGATCGAGTCACATGTAAACCCCCCAGCAACTTGCTAGTCTATATGCCTACAATTTGACCAAGTGAAACTATATactaatttctattaaaaaaagaaaaagaaaagaaagaacattTTTACTAACTACTATTTGATGTCGTGTCATATTAAAATCCTCATATCATATGTGGTGTGAGCTTTGTAGCAAAAAGATACCACTCCTCCCATGAGAACTAGgaccaaattaaattgaatggTTGGTGCAAATTAAATGATATCCATGAATATAAGAAAAGGAACACAGAAGCATGGCTTTTGTCAGCATACACCTAGAGAGTCTCAAATATTTGAATTCGAAGGAGTGTGATATTGGAACATCGATCATAAATAACATCTCATATGCACATGTGGATCCGCATTTTATGCAAAAGAAATGAATGGAATTCCATGGATGTTCTTGTCTGCTTCATGATTTTCAAAGGAGCAGTTAAGATTATCTCTAACCAAACACAAACGATCCAATAGGCTGGCCTGTCCAGCATCATGGCAACAACCCCACATCAGagtacaaaaaacaaaagtttccCTGCACAAGTGCCATAAGTCAAAGTTCcaatattgttttgttgtttgtcaGTTCATGTGTCTCACATATCCATTCTAAGATTACTGTTGATATAGTGGAATAATTAGCCCAGTTTCACCTTCTCATCAAGAACTTAAATCCATATAGTTCATAGAACCTAGCTAGCAGGAAATATTGGAGGAAAGGGACTGATTTGGGCAGCCATTAATTTCATACCTTGGAAGATCCCTTTTTAGGAATTCAATTAAattctccaaaatttgatcaggAGAGACACGAGGGTCACTGTCTTATCTCcaataagtaaataatatataagaaaaggGTATAGTCAAAAGGGCAATCAAAAGCTTAAAGAACACTTGGAAGCAAGGTGGGATCAAACTGCCCAAACAATGGATGTAAGTGGGACACCAAAACAATTTATTAGCAGTTCCAACAAGAAAAAGTATAATTTCATTCCTTTGATTGACATTCACATGGCTAATGGCATTGGGAATAACATATGCTAATCATAATCTAATGCTCGACCTCTTTTGCTTGTTTTTAGCATATCCAAAGATTATCAATGCTAGCTAGGGCACTGCTCATTGTTCTGGTCCATTCTAACCGTGCAATGGACCTAATGGAGCTAAAATAATGAAGAAAGCGAAATATAATCAAATgctaaaataaatatgagagagggagggggagagagagagagagagagattataaaATGCAAATTTAAATTTACATTCTTTTAAGAATGTCTTGAATCCATGACCCTTTGACTCCTCCACTAAAGATTTTTAAGAAACAAATAGAAATAGATGAGTAGGATTGGTACTGTTTGACCCCATCTGTATCATAATGCTTTCATGTGTAATTGTacttgggaaaaagaaaaaaaaaaagaaaaagaaaaaaaaaaagataatatatgAGATGGATATAGCAAAAGGCCACAGAAGACCAGGTAAAAGATTGTCCACTTTGAAATTAAGAGGCAATGAAAGAAGTGAAGTGAGAAGAAAGGTAGGTTTAATTTAGTCAAGGCTCAAGACAGGCTCACCTAAAAAGGAGTAAGCCAGTTGGAAAATGGAGTACAGAGGTTAGAGATTTCCTTAAAATGGAGGGTTTGCTCTAAAAAGCTTCTcagaaagataaaaaagatgGGGCGGGGGCCTCTCACTCCCATGTTTTCTTTGAGATGGGACTTATTTTGGGTCAGATGGGAATTTTGCACATTCTTCAAAACAGACACACTTTTCCCTCTACTCTTAAAAGTTCCCCGGGTTTTAGGGCAAAAAGATTAGtgtgtctttctttctttctcaatacTTGGACTTTGACGATGGAGAGACTCTCACATCAGTGGGGTTAAAGGTAAGAAATATTTGcctctttgatttgattaaaaattGTCCCCATGTAACCGTGTGTTTATAGATTTCAGCCTTTTTCTACTTTTGCTTCTTTCTAGTGGAAGTGTCTATCAtaatgccatatatatatatatatatatatatatgcctcgATTGACAACATTTTTGagaaatcttttgtttttttaaataaaattattaacaaacaactctaattaaatacatttatgtcacatcaaaacactttgcaataataataataataaaaaaagcacAATCTAAAAAGTTTAATCAAAGGAATGCCGGGCTTGTTTGGTAATACTTTCTATATgatcatgtttttgttttttggatgtggtgtgacataaatgtgaatGTATTTTCGAATGTTTTATatgttgagttgtttgttaatatatactttttagcaaaaaagtaATCTTCAAAAACATTAGCAAACGAGCctattaacttcttttttttttttttttttttttttcaaatgatcttTTTGCTGATATATAGAGTATTTTAATTGGTGCAACTTGTCCGGGTGAAGACCAttggtgtttttcttttgggtgaATGGCATGTTAGAAAATGGTTGTCTTGAGAGTATAATTGTTTCCTTGGCCTTTGGAACACTGCAAGAGAAATTTGACCATTGGTGTTTAACATCCAAAATTCCTAATATCCCAcgcaacaagaaagaaaggggAAGAGCCTTCAACATAcatcttttctcttcttcttcatcatcatcatcatcatatatataaaatatttggaCAGTGATGTTATAGTAATTTAAACTTTCCATCCTTTCATAAATATGCAAATTTCTAAATAATTTGAGAGTGACAGCAAGCATTTAGAGATAGTCTCTACATCATATTTATCATGAAGCAGTGTTTttaaaatacaatatatatacaagaaacATATTTAACAAGTAGAAATATTTTAGAAATAATTCAAACCCACTAGCATGAACGATTTGTTAAACAATGGTAAACATATCCTTCCTTTTCTTGACCAAAATAGACATAACAATGATACATGCAAGTAATGTGTCAAatcttaaaaatagaaaaacattgtaatcaaataaaataatataagtaaaaattataaatatttcctttattttcttgccCAAAAGAGACATAACAATGCCACATGCAAGTGATGTGTCAAAtctcacaaatatatatattattttcaaataatgcAAGCAACTAGGGCTGTTAAAAGAGCAAGTCACTTGCTCGCTCGCTcaggctcggctcgcataagcttgGCTCATGCTctaaatgaagcgtttcgtgaacacgaatcctgcctaaaatattaaatgaagttAGCTCGGTTCGACTCAGTTAAGCTCATGAGCAGTTCGTATAAGGTTCAAgttggtagttattcacataattcctcatattaatattaaaaattgatgatttttttttttttttaatagcattcttttattataaaaggatacatatcctctctcttcgaaaccaagtaccttgctgtattgactcggGCTCCATATTCCGCTAGTCAGattaagcaaatgctcatatgcaagctggcttcttgagccgtttaagagtacttgaagtttaaatttataataaaaaaaaagttaataaattaaacaaattaaattaaatacaagAGCCAGCTCGTGAACTAGCTATGCTCGGCTTGACTTATTATAAGCttgagctcgatttttttgctCGTTCTTAAGTTCAGCTCGAGTTCGaactcgagtaaaatttaaataagtcGAGTCCAAACAAGAGAAGCTCGCTCAAACtcgactcgtttacacccctacaaACAACTATTCGTTTGCAATATATTACAGAAATGCTATTTGATCTGAAAacatcaagaaaaaataatcGATACTTGTAAAAGTATTTAGAAAAGtgcttttttttacttttttttttttttttttttttaatgaaaaccaTACACGAACACAAAAAACCACAACCCGGATTTCCATGCCGGACCTTTAAAGGCAACCACTGGGACACGGACACGTAACCTGCGAAAGACCACCAAACCTAGTATTGACTATTACGAGGTATGGGAGACGAGACACGTGGATACTGTTGCCACGCAATCAGCGTGTAGGCCAATGGGGCTTGTCCGAGCTCCGTAAACCTAGTATTCGTTTCGTTTACGTCTACGTGTCAAAGATCAGAACGTGATTCGCGGAACACCGTAAAATCTACAGACGAGGTTAGCTGTAGGATTGAGGAATAAAACAGTGAAAGCGAATCTACGAAGAGTGGTCAAAGATTCATCACAGACTGTTTTGATTCAGATTGGACGGTTGAGAGTGAGTGTGACCCCGTCCTTTTGTCTTCCTTTCGGGCA from Corylus avellana chromosome ca1, CavTom2PMs-1.0 encodes the following:
- the LOC132168069 gene encoding ethylene-responsive transcription factor ERF086, yielding MSTSKTLDKPYKGYEAGGMVQAGFALIQRNTSPSQPGERRGRRKQAEPGRFLGVRRRPWGRYAAEIRDPTTKERHWLGTFDTAQEAALAYDGAALSMKGTQARTNFIYSDNTAFHSLLTPFDHVQALLPSSQFLTATTQTKEPTNQNTPFKPNTLCAETSYGTADDHDNSFFLSDDYNSGYLGCIVPDNCLRPPPNPTTATKSRCSSSFSDSDDHHPNHSSSMNTAISMEIQSHCDSNTLPFDAANVPATPSTYPGDFPCLDELNNHGFWDIDQQQPWGSDSGELSAMINNPLMVEDGCMGALYPIIENPSYGIMPQATSSTPCFPSVSPYYGDVVHDMGSSIF